GAGTTAAGCTCTAGGCTTTCACCACTGACTTAACAACCCGCCTACGCACCCTTTAAACCCAATAAATCCGGATAACGCTTGGGTCCTTCGTCTTACCGCGGCTGCTGGCACGAAGTTAGCCGACCCTTATTCTTTCGGTACATTCAGCCCTCCACACGTGAAGGGGTTTATTCCCGAACAAAAGCAGTTTACAGATCATAGATCGTTCATCCTGCACGCGGCATGGCTGGATCAGTCTTGCGACCATTGTCCAATATTCCTTACTGCTGCCTCCCGTAGGAGTCTGGTCCGTGTCTCAGTACCAGTGTGGGGGATCATCCTCTCAGACCCCCTACCGATCGTCGCCTTGGTGGGCCGTTACCCCGCCAACTAGCTAATCGGACGCATGCCCATCTTTAACCCCCGGAGGTTTGATCACAAGGCGATGCCGTCTCGTGATGTTATGCGGTGTTAATCCTCCTTTCGGAGGGCTATTCCCCAGTTAAAGGTAGGTTGCATACGTGTTACGCACCCGTGCGCCGGTCGCCAGCGATGTATTGCTACACCCTGCTGCCCCTCGACTTGCATGTATTAGGCCTGCCGCTAGCGTTAATCCTGAGCCAGGATCAAACTCTCCATAGTAAAGTTGATTTGACTTTTGGGATTCGCAATAGCTATTTACTCTCAATATGAATTGAGGGCAATAGAGCCTGTTGTTTCCTTATCAATTTCTCAAAGAACGTTCGCGTATGTCGAAATCTGCCGTTGCAGATCGTCGCGTTTCTTGATTGGGGCTGCAAAAGTACAAAGACTCTTGTACAAAACAACCTTTTTGCAAGATTTTTTTTGAAAATCACTTAATCTTTTGAAAACCAGCTCAAAAAAGTTGATTTCTCAGCTTTTTTGATTCAAATGCCACTTTTCAGCAGATTTTACCACTTCCCAGGGTGGCGCGATATCAACAAAGAACGATTGTGAATGGGAGGACAAAAGTACTCTGAGTTTTTGAATTAGCAAACAAGGGGGCGAAAATAATTATGAACAAGGGGGCACGGCGGGGAATGGCGCGGAAAACGGGGATGGGAGATTGGGAATTTGTAACTGGTAACTGGTAATTAGTAACTGGTAATTAGTAACTGGTTATTGGTGATTGGTTATGGTTATTCGGGATTAGGATAATTGTCCGGGTACTGCCTACCGCCTACCGCCAACCGCCTACCGGGAACAACGGTCTTCCGCCTCATGGGGTGGATGCCGATACCGGGATTGTTTTTCCGTTGAATAAGTACATCCCCTCCAGCGCGAAACGGGCTACATATTCCCCCATTCGCTCAGGAGTAGTCGAAGCGTCTATCCCGGGAAAAGCCGCGGAAAACATCTCCGTCTGCACCGAGCCTAACGCCAATGCATTTACATGCACCCCCCTTGGCTTCAACTCCTCCGCCAAACATTCCGTCACACCGATGATAGCAGCCTTACTCGAACTGTATGCGGAGAGTCCCGCAAACTTGGCACTTCCCTGCACGCCTCCCATCGACGAGATGTTTACGATATGACCTGGGGCTTCTCCTCTCGCTAAAGCTTCCCTGCTACGGATCAAGCCGGGCAACAATACCCGACTCATGGAAACGGTTCCGAAAACATTTGTCGCGTAGACTTCTTCCCAGTCTTCGGCCCGCAATTCTCCGAACGGTTTGTTGATCAATCGACCCGCATTGTTGATCAACGCATCGATCCTGGCGGAACGCGAGCGTATTTCCCTACCAATGGCTTCCACTTCCTGCTGTTTTGAAATATCCGCCGGCAGCAGGTGCACGCGCGCTCGAACACCGCGCTTTTCGGCTTCGGCTTCCAACAGTCCCAGCCTGGTGCGATTCCTGGAAACCACCATGACGGTGTGACCCTCCCGGGCGCTCCACAAAGTTGCTTCGAATCCGATACCGGACGATCCGCCCGTAATGACCAGTGTTGCCATAGTTGTTGCTGAATCTGTAACCTTTCGAACCAGCTAGGTGCTTTCACGAAAGTTGGCGTAATTTAGCAAGATGATCCGTAGGGTCCTGCTTCTCCTCTCCTGCTGCCTCTGCGCCAGCTTCCTTTCCGCACAATCACCCATGCTACAACCACCGGCCCCGTCGGAAGGTGATCGCTTCATAGACCGGGTATTCTTCGGCGGAAATTTTGGACTTCAGTTCGGCACACAAACGATCATCGAAATAGCCCCGATCGTCGGTTACCGGCTGACCGACCGTCTCGCCGCCGGCGTAGGCGGGAAGTATATCTATTACCGCTACCGTTCAGCCCCATTCGAGTATTCCACCAACATGTACGGCGGAAGCGTATTTGCCCGCTACAACATTCTGGAAAACCTGTTCGCCTATACCGAATACGAGATCCTCAATCTCGATGCACCGGATCCCTTGAATCCC
This DNA window, taken from Bacteroidota bacterium, encodes the following:
- a CDS encoding SDR family oxidoreductase, whose translation is MATLVITGGSSGIGFEATLWSAREGHTVMVVSRNRTRLGLLEAEAEKRGVRARVHLLPADISKQQEVEAIGREIRSRSARIDALINNAGRLINKPFGELRAEDWEEVYATNVFGTVSMSRVLLPGLIRSREALARGEAPGHIVNISSMGGVQGSAKFAGLSAYSSSKAAIIGVTECLAEELKPRGVHVNALALGSVQTEMFSAAFPGIDASTTPERMGEYVARFALEGMYLFNGKTIPVSASTP